A region of Thermobifida halotolerans DNA encodes the following proteins:
- a CDS encoding ATP-binding protein translates to MTNNEMTGDAGAVVQAGVVHGDVRVGVPGRPGLPVPRQLPLAMRGFVNRQAQLAALDALARETDDPSEPVRSVTVSTIAGAPGVGKTALAVYWAHRERSRYRDGDLYVDLRGYGPGPRLEAAQALETLLRCLDVAPDRIPADLDGRAAMYRSLLDGRRMLVLIDNAASADQVRPLLPASPHCLVIVTSRNSLPGLTAREGARRLVLDALTPEESLVLLRRIVGVERVDAEHEAARRLVRHCVFLPLALRIVAERVTARPDVPLAEFVAELDDERERLDALRTEDDELSDVRAVFTASYNGLDAEAARLFRRLGLHPGAEAGVHACAVLAGTTVPRTRRLLERLARVHLVTEVGRDRYRLHDLLRLYAAERAERDEESDERERALRRVLLWYLRSVANGHRVVLPAFHRVALPEADLPVGPVVFGGVDEAMDWFETERENLVAAVRVAGENGADDLAWRLPAVMYGFFEMRGYWSQWRDLHLLGVEAAERIGDEHGLACNRLGLGDANWLLKRTDEAFECYRAAAEGAARCADRWVEGFALRQTAVLLHDRGQYEEASGVAERALAVFESGEEWRGAGMALLTLGDCQRERGVPEQAVGSCERALELFRAIDDGWSLAWGRCALGRALADLGRWSEALDRYREALATFRSFGNKRNELRALIGMGEACAALGRTEEAREHLGTAVALLAEIGSEQAADLAERIRDLDIDGSPPRSGGSGER, encoded by the coding sequence ATGACCAACAACGAGATGACGGGCGACGCCGGAGCGGTCGTCCAGGCCGGGGTGGTCCACGGCGACGTCCGCGTCGGCGTTCCCGGGCGCCCCGGTCTTCCCGTGCCCCGCCAACTGCCGCTCGCCATGCGCGGTTTTGTCAACCGCCAGGCCCAGCTCGCCGCGCTGGACGCGCTCGCCCGGGAGACCGACGACCCGTCCGAGCCGGTCCGGTCGGTGACCGTGTCCACCATCGCCGGGGCTCCCGGGGTCGGCAAGACCGCGCTCGCCGTGTACTGGGCGCACCGGGAGCGGTCCCGGTACCGTGATGGCGACCTGTACGTGGATCTGCGCGGGTACGGTCCCGGCCCCAGGCTCGAGGCCGCGCAGGCGCTGGAGACCCTGCTGCGCTGCCTGGACGTGGCCCCCGACCGGATACCGGCGGACCTCGACGGCCGCGCCGCGATGTACCGGTCGCTGCTGGACGGCAGGCGGATGCTGGTGCTCATCGACAACGCGGCCAGCGCCGACCAGGTCCGTCCGCTGCTGCCCGCCTCACCGCACTGTCTGGTGATCGTGACCAGCCGGAACAGCCTTCCCGGGCTGACCGCGCGGGAGGGGGCGCGGCGGCTGGTGCTCGACGCGCTCACCCCGGAGGAGTCGCTGGTGCTGCTGCGGCGGATCGTGGGCGTCGAACGGGTCGACGCCGAGCACGAGGCGGCGCGGCGGCTGGTGCGGCACTGCGTGTTCCTTCCGCTGGCCCTGCGGATCGTCGCCGAACGCGTCACCGCCCGCCCGGATGTGCCGCTCGCCGAGTTCGTCGCCGAACTGGACGATGAGAGGGAACGCTTGGACGCACTACGCACCGAGGACGACGAATTGAGCGACGTGCGGGCCGTCTTCACGGCCTCCTACAACGGACTCGACGCCGAGGCGGCCCGGTTGTTCCGGCGGTTGGGCCTGCATCCCGGTGCGGAAGCGGGGGTGCACGCCTGCGCGGTGCTGGCGGGGACGACCGTGCCGAGGACGCGGCGGCTGCTGGAGCGGCTGGCCCGCGTCCACCTTGTCACCGAGGTCGGCCGCGACCGCTACCGGCTGCACGACCTGCTGCGGTTGTACGCGGCGGAGCGGGCCGAGCGGGACGAGGAGTCGGACGAGCGCGAACGGGCGCTGCGCCGGGTGCTGCTCTGGTATCTGCGCAGCGTCGCCAACGGGCACCGCGTGGTCCTGCCCGCCTTCCACAGGGTCGCGCTGCCCGAGGCCGACCTGCCGGTCGGTCCCGTGGTGTTCGGCGGGGTGGACGAGGCGATGGACTGGTTCGAGACGGAACGGGAGAACCTGGTCGCGGCGGTCCGTGTCGCGGGGGAGAACGGCGCCGACGACCTGGCGTGGCGGCTGCCCGCCGTCATGTACGGGTTCTTCGAGATGCGCGGCTACTGGTCGCAGTGGCGCGACCTCCACCTGCTGGGGGTGGAGGCCGCCGAGCGGATCGGTGACGAGCACGGGCTGGCCTGCAACCGGCTCGGGCTGGGGGACGCCAACTGGCTGCTGAAACGCACCGACGAGGCGTTCGAGTGCTACCGGGCCGCCGCGGAGGGCGCGGCGCGCTGTGCGGACCGGTGGGTGGAGGGGTTCGCGCTGCGTCAGACCGCGGTCCTGCTGCATGACCGGGGACAGTACGAGGAGGCGAGCGGGGTCGCCGAGCGGGCGCTGGCAGTCTTCGAGAGCGGGGAGGAGTGGCGGGGCGCGGGCATGGCCCTGCTGACCCTGGGGGACTGTCAGCGCGAACGCGGGGTTCCGGAGCAGGCCGTCGGCAGTTGCGAGCGGGCGCTGGAGTTGTTCCGCGCCATCGACGACGGGTGGAGCCTCGCGTGGGGGCGCTGCGCGCTGGGACGCGCCCTGGCCGACCTGGGCCGGTGGTCCGAGGCCCTGGACCGGTACCGCGAGGCGTTGGCCACGTTCCGTTCCTTCGGCAACAAACGCAACGAGTTGCGGGCGCTCATCGGCATGGGGGAGGCATGTGCCGCGCTGGGACGGACCGAAGAAGCCCGGGAACACCTGGGGACCGCCGTGGCGCTGCTTGCCGAGATCGGCAGCGAGCAGGCCGCCGACCTCGCAGAGCGCATCAGGGACCTTGACATCGATGGTTCACCCCCTCGTTCCGGTGGTTCGGGGGAACGGTAA
- a CDS encoding DUF6879 family protein, whose protein sequence is MGTVFTSLSDPDFQRLFDDFHYTAYRLEALQVYGVPYEMAEFARFQAGEARGEFPGIARWADRVARGVRAGKRFHRVHVVTEPLSDYVRFECAWAYRHTVPAGEDVRIAAVPEGRWPAGLPRFDYWLFDSSVLVRMDYADDGTFVSAELVDDPEQVVQANVWRDQAVHLSVPFAEYAAGFDDLMRPARADS, encoded by the coding sequence GTGGGCACGGTTTTCACGTCGCTGAGCGACCCGGATTTCCAACGGCTGTTCGACGATTTCCACTACACCGCCTACCGGCTGGAAGCACTCCAGGTGTACGGCGTGCCATACGAGATGGCGGAGTTCGCCCGGTTCCAGGCGGGTGAGGCGAGAGGCGAGTTCCCCGGTATCGCCCGCTGGGCCGACCGGGTCGCCCGAGGGGTCCGCGCAGGCAAACGGTTCCACCGGGTCCACGTGGTGACCGAGCCGCTCTCCGACTACGTGCGCTTCGAGTGCGCGTGGGCCTACCGCCACACCGTTCCGGCAGGGGAGGACGTGCGGATCGCCGCCGTACCGGAGGGGCGGTGGCCCGCTGGACTGCCGCGCTTCGACTACTGGCTGTTCGACTCCTCGGTCCTGGTGCGCATGGACTACGCCGACGACGGGACGTTCGTGTCCGCCGAACTCGTCGACGACCCCGAGCAGGTCGTCCAGGCCAACGTCTGGCGCGACCAGGCCGTCCACCTGTCCGTGCCGTTCGCCGAGTACGCGGCCGGGTTCGACGACCTCATGCGGCCGGCACGGGCCGACTCCTGA
- a CDS encoding transcriptional regulator, whose protein sequence is MRRTDSTPSGFNDTIHAPNRLRICALLDVGEEVEFAAAQQQLGVSASVLSKHVGVLVNAGYVHQHRAVRDTRQRVWLSLTDEGRAAYRSHIAALRAIVEGGA, encoded by the coding sequence ATGAGACGCACCGACTCCACCCCCTCCGGATTCAACGACACGATCCACGCGCCCAACCGGCTGCGGATCTGCGCCCTGCTGGACGTGGGAGAAGAGGTCGAGTTCGCCGCCGCCCAGCAGCAGTTGGGCGTCAGCGCCTCGGTGCTCAGCAAGCACGTGGGCGTCCTGGTCAACGCCGGATACGTCCACCAGCACCGCGCGGTGCGCGACACCCGCCAGCGGGTGTGGCTGTCGCTGACCGACGAGGGCCGCGCCGCCTACCGGTCCCACATCGCCGCCCTGCGCGCGATCGTCGAGGGCGGCGCATGA
- the drmA gene encoding DISARM system helicase DrmA has translation MSDALFPHPHGEQTALDTSTGRPPPDPADLLDRPQRFTGAPSFRVRDEFQDLLARDLLGPWEGDHERFHPNAQAPRDRYLVGMLGPRHHAPRRGESAAPLDTSAGVAGEARGEDAGELPEVLPSQPLGRLWASSMGLSCRVAADTDALAVTASWGEYTREKTETADGSERTVWARAPRSHTREIRLDGDPDQRISLTADHPDASCVYLAVAVRPDGDRRTVEISLVNNQREPATTPDTAWLFQTKLTVTALDGNAPVFLPTDDPLTDDAATPDDPEELHLRLLYRDQLKYASGHNVAVHAAADPELRRARTLETAWLPVHDVPATIAPLEGTPLAAALLSMDSLAEADVDTLRAGLAPLVDGYAAWLDERAAEIPALPARLAQAAEGAVFRARQAADRIRAGIDLLTDPDRPGHDDALRAFRFANRAMAAQRRHTEIARLRQDPSVSYPDAERAVRARGPAVASWRPFQLAFVLLNLPSLTDVDHPERTFADGVVDLLFFPTGGGKTEAYLGLTAFTFAVRRLQGTVGAAEQARDGSAGVAVLMRYTLRLLTAQQFQRAAALVCAAEVLRAEDPGTWGAEPFRIGLWVGTGVSPNWFDRAAAQIAEARDSGSGRRANVLQTVSCPWCGTALEAHRDLRPVEETRRVLLFCGNAEGAGACPFSRKHSAEGLPILTVDEEIYRLLPSLVIATVDKLAQLPWKGYAGMLFGRVSRHCPRHGYRHDDLDEAIGCGSRHLKKGALPAVASRPVVRLRPPDLIIQDELHLISGALGTTVGLFESAVDELCTWTTPDGTETGPKIVASTATTKRAADQVRGVFARGLEIFPPQVTDAADTFFSRRAPLTEETPGRRYLGVCAHGTRLKSAEIRLAEILLVAGQTVFDTHGSAADPYMTLVGYFNATRELAGMRRYLDDDVVTRVRHDRRRGLPPRLVGGTTMLTVQELTSRISSGDISDVLRHLEVGFDPELDTTGRRRAVNAHVKEVFDRQRGSKPRERPAMHPVAERLYERQRADRAPVDVVLATSMLQVGVDVSRFGLMMVTGQPKNTAEYIQASSRVGRDAARPGLVVTLYNWTRPRDLAHYEDFEHYHATFYRQVEALSVTPFTRRALDRGATGAFVAALRHVAEQHSREADAQDVDLDGPEARRVTERMLARAERAGGPRGRDYLEERLKRLRDVWQLRKTGEVRLGYDTGTVRKQRVVGLLTRAGSGRWDDTTVGMSMRETENEINLLVPGGGDVFEGTYGAPEWSFAPPEDSPSGDAATGEEER, from the coding sequence ATGTCCGACGCACTCTTCCCGCACCCCCACGGCGAGCAGACCGCACTCGACACCTCCACCGGGCGGCCCCCGCCGGACCCGGCCGACCTCCTCGACCGGCCGCAGCGCTTCACCGGGGCACCCTCGTTCCGGGTCCGCGACGAGTTCCAGGACCTCCTCGCCCGCGACCTTCTCGGCCCGTGGGAGGGCGACCACGAACGCTTCCACCCCAACGCGCAGGCGCCGCGCGACCGCTACCTGGTGGGCATGCTCGGCCCCCGCCACCACGCGCCCCGGCGCGGCGAGTCCGCCGCCCCCCTCGACACCTCCGCCGGCGTCGCGGGCGAGGCACGCGGCGAAGACGCCGGAGAACTGCCCGAAGTGCTGCCCTCGCAGCCCCTCGGCCGCCTGTGGGCCTCGTCGATGGGACTGTCCTGCCGCGTGGCCGCCGACACCGACGCGCTCGCGGTCACCGCCTCCTGGGGCGAGTACACCCGAGAGAAGACCGAGACCGCCGACGGGAGCGAACGCACCGTGTGGGCGCGGGCGCCCCGCTCCCACACCCGCGAGATCCGCCTCGACGGCGACCCCGACCAGCGCATCAGCCTGACCGCCGACCACCCCGACGCCTCCTGCGTTTACCTCGCCGTCGCCGTGCGCCCCGACGGCGACCGGCGCACCGTCGAGATCTCCCTGGTCAACAACCAGCGCGAACCCGCCACCACCCCGGACACGGCGTGGCTGTTCCAGACGAAGCTCACCGTCACCGCGCTGGACGGAAACGCCCCCGTGTTCCTGCCCACCGACGACCCGCTCACCGACGACGCCGCCACGCCGGACGACCCCGAAGAGCTGCACCTGCGCCTCCTCTACCGCGACCAGCTCAAATACGCCTCGGGGCACAACGTCGCCGTGCACGCCGCGGCCGACCCCGAGCTGCGCCGCGCCCGCACCCTGGAAACCGCCTGGCTGCCCGTCCACGACGTGCCCGCCACCATCGCGCCCCTCGAAGGCACCCCGCTCGCCGCGGCCCTGCTGTCCATGGACTCCCTCGCCGAGGCCGACGTCGACACGCTGCGCGCCGGGCTGGCCCCGCTCGTCGACGGCTACGCCGCCTGGCTGGACGAGCGCGCCGCCGAGATCCCCGCGCTGCCCGCCCGGCTCGCGCAGGCGGCCGAAGGGGCGGTGTTCCGTGCCCGCCAGGCCGCCGACCGCATCCGCGCCGGAATCGACCTGCTCACCGACCCCGACCGGCCCGGCCACGACGACGCGCTGCGCGCCTTCCGCTTCGCCAACCGGGCCATGGCCGCGCAGCGCCGCCACACCGAGATCGCGCGGCTGCGCCAGGACCCCTCGGTCAGCTACCCCGACGCCGAACGCGCCGTGCGCGCCCGCGGCCCGGCCGTCGCGTCGTGGCGGCCCTTCCAGCTCGCGTTCGTGCTGCTGAACCTGCCGTCGCTCACCGACGTCGACCACCCGGAACGCACCTTCGCCGACGGCGTCGTGGACCTGCTGTTCTTCCCCACCGGCGGCGGCAAGACCGAGGCCTACCTCGGCCTGACCGCGTTCACCTTCGCCGTCCGGCGGCTGCAGGGCACGGTCGGCGCCGCAGAACAGGCGCGCGACGGCTCCGCCGGAGTCGCCGTGCTCATGCGCTACACCCTGCGCCTGCTCACCGCCCAGCAGTTCCAGCGCGCCGCCGCGCTGGTGTGCGCGGCCGAGGTGCTGCGCGCCGAGGACCCCGGCACCTGGGGCGCCGAACCGTTCCGCATCGGCCTGTGGGTGGGCACCGGCGTCTCTCCCAACTGGTTCGACCGGGCCGCCGCCCAGATCGCCGAGGCCCGCGACTCCGGCAGCGGCAGGCGCGCCAACGTGCTGCAGACCGTGTCGTGCCCGTGGTGCGGCACCGCCCTGGAGGCCCACCGCGACCTGCGCCCGGTCGAGGAGACCCGGCGGGTGCTGCTGTTCTGCGGCAACGCCGAGGGCGCGGGCGCCTGCCCGTTCTCCCGGAAGCACTCCGCCGAGGGACTGCCGATCCTCACCGTGGACGAGGAGATCTACCGGCTGCTGCCCAGTCTGGTCATCGCCACCGTCGACAAGCTGGCGCAACTGCCGTGGAAGGGCTACGCCGGAATGCTGTTCGGGCGGGTGAGCCGCCACTGTCCCCGGCACGGCTACCGCCACGACGACCTCGACGAGGCCATCGGCTGCGGCTCCCGGCACCTCAAAAAGGGCGCTCTGCCCGCCGTGGCCAGCCGCCCCGTCGTGCGGCTGCGCCCACCGGACCTGATCATCCAGGACGAACTGCACCTCATCTCCGGCGCGCTGGGCACCACCGTCGGCCTGTTCGAGTCGGCCGTGGACGAACTGTGCACCTGGACCACACCGGACGGAACCGAGACCGGCCCGAAGATCGTGGCCTCCACCGCGACCACCAAACGCGCCGCCGACCAGGTGCGCGGTGTGTTCGCCCGCGGCCTGGAGATCTTTCCGCCGCAGGTCACCGACGCCGCCGACACGTTCTTCTCCCGCCGGGCGCCCCTCACCGAGGAGACCCCGGGACGGCGCTACCTGGGGGTGTGCGCGCACGGCACCCGGCTGAAGTCCGCAGAGATCCGGCTCGCCGAGATCCTGCTCGTCGCGGGCCAGACCGTGTTCGACACCCACGGCTCGGCCGCCGACCCGTACATGACGCTGGTCGGCTACTTCAACGCCACCCGGGAACTGGCGGGCATGCGCCGCTACCTCGACGACGACGTGGTGACCCGGGTGCGCCACGACCGCCGCCGCGGCCTGCCACCGCGGCTCGTCGGCGGCACGACGATGCTGACCGTCCAGGAACTGACCTCCCGCATCTCCTCCGGCGACATCAGCGACGTGCTCCGACACCTGGAGGTGGGCTTCGACCCCGAACTCGACACCACCGGACGCCGCAGGGCGGTCAACGCCCACGTCAAGGAGGTGTTCGACCGGCAGCGCGGGTCGAAGCCGCGGGAGCGCCCCGCGATGCACCCGGTCGCCGAACGCCTCTACGAACGCCAGCGCGCCGACCGCGCCCCGGTGGACGTGGTGCTGGCCACCTCCATGCTCCAGGTCGGCGTGGACGTGTCCCGGTTCGGACTGATGATGGTGACCGGGCAGCCCAAGAACACCGCCGAGTACATCCAGGCGTCGTCCCGGGTGGGCCGCGACGCCGCCCGCCCCGGCCTGGTCGTCACCCTCTACAACTGGACCCGCCCCCGAGACCTGGCGCACTACGAGGACTTCGAGCACTACCACGCCACCTTCTACCGGCAGGTGGAGGCGCTCAGCGTCACCCCGTTCACCCGCCGCGCCCTGGACCGGGGCGCGACCGGCGCGTTCGTGGCGGCGCTGCGCCACGTCGCCGAACAGCACTCGCGTGAGGCCGACGCCCAGGACGTCGACCTGGACGGCCCCGAGGCGCGGCGCGTCACCGAGCGGATGCTGGCCCGCGCCGAACGGGCCGGTGGTCCGCGAGGCCGCGACTACCTGGAGGAGCGTCTCAAGCGGCTCAGGGACGTGTGGCAGTTGCGCAAGACCGGGGAGGTCCGGCTGGGCTACGACACCGGCACCGTCCGCAAGCAGCGCGTGGTGGGGCTGCTCACCCGCGCCGGAAGCGGCCGGTGGGACGACACCACGGTCGGCATGTCGATGCGGGAGACCGAGAACGAGATCAACCTGCTGGTCCCCGGAGGCGGAGACGTCTTCGAGGGGACCTACGGGGCGCCCGAGTGGTCGTTCGCGCCACCCGAGGACAGCCCCTCCGGCGACGCGGCGACCGGCGAGGAGGAACGGTGA
- the drmB gene encoding DUF1998 domain-containing protein, whose amino-acid sequence MSEQYRRRVGTVRPSHLMFTSGVGALVDLPNFSVLVSGLDEWRYDRVPEQTAIAEPRLLEAVQRLSGGQQVKELRPAPWMEDTDPGPNSPAARVGVPTVPFPAWLRCTACNELAPLAQRIFQFENDKPSRPHDARFFHGDCRRKRSGRRPLAVPARFVVACTAGHLDDFPYAPFVHRGQPCPKAAQPRLQMEDRGGNLGANVTIRCVNCGQRRNMREALGRDGRGALPRCRGRHPHLGTFDPHGCDGEVRVLVVGASNQWFAQTLSVLSVPRTDTSELDDRVNTYWAQVSPLAPAMYGYAREHVPAFQELRRWDDGAIAAAVQRVRARRENEQEDTDDSQGGYPDLRTPEWEAFSARPAPDPGDDFALRRDPGGVPAPLDRLFCDVVQVERLREVRALVGFTRLDAPDFEDPDLVTRAPLTRGAPEWLPASEVRGEGVFVRVSEDVLCDWERRVADSEALRRHRDAYARYRRNRYSDRIKGPFDPMRHWPGARYIALHTLSHLLLRTIALDCGYNAASLSERVYAGGPEDPRGGILIYTAVPDAEGTLGGLVSQAEPDRLVRLVRRALHDATRCSSDPLCRERLPQSHDDFLHGAACHVCLFVSETTCERGNRFLDRRFVVPVDDPSLALLPELP is encoded by the coding sequence GTGAGCGAGCAGTACCGCCGCAGGGTCGGCACGGTCCGCCCCAGCCACCTGATGTTCACCTCGGGCGTGGGTGCGCTGGTGGACCTGCCGAACTTCTCGGTGCTGGTGAGCGGCCTCGACGAGTGGCGCTACGACAGGGTCCCCGAGCAGACGGCGATCGCCGAGCCCCGCCTGCTGGAGGCCGTCCAGCGCCTGTCCGGCGGCCAGCAGGTCAAGGAACTGCGTCCCGCGCCGTGGATGGAGGACACCGACCCCGGCCCCAACAGCCCGGCCGCGCGGGTGGGCGTGCCGACCGTTCCGTTCCCGGCGTGGCTGCGCTGCACCGCCTGCAACGAACTCGCGCCGCTGGCGCAGCGGATCTTCCAGTTCGAGAACGACAAGCCGAGCCGCCCGCACGACGCGCGGTTCTTCCACGGCGACTGCCGCCGCAAACGGAGCGGACGCAGGCCGCTGGCGGTGCCCGCCCGGTTCGTGGTCGCCTGCACCGCGGGCCACCTCGACGACTTCCCCTACGCGCCGTTCGTCCACCGCGGCCAGCCCTGCCCCAAGGCCGCCCAGCCCCGGCTGCAGATGGAGGACCGGGGCGGCAACCTGGGCGCCAACGTCACCATCAGGTGCGTGAACTGCGGTCAGCGCCGGAACATGCGCGAGGCGCTGGGCCGCGACGGGCGGGGCGCCCTGCCGCGCTGCCGGGGCCGCCACCCCCACCTCGGCACGTTCGACCCGCACGGCTGCGACGGGGAGGTCAGGGTGCTGGTGGTGGGCGCGTCCAACCAGTGGTTCGCGCAGACCCTGTCGGTGCTGTCGGTGCCCAGGACCGACACGAGCGAACTGGACGACAGGGTCAACACCTACTGGGCGCAGGTGTCCCCGCTGGCCCCGGCGATGTACGGCTACGCGCGCGAGCACGTCCCGGCGTTCCAGGAGTTGCGGCGGTGGGACGACGGCGCCATCGCCGCCGCCGTGCAACGGGTGCGCGCCCGCCGGGAGAACGAGCAGGAGGACACCGACGACAGCCAGGGCGGCTACCCCGACCTGCGCACCCCCGAATGGGAGGCGTTCTCCGCACGGCCCGCCCCCGACCCCGGCGACGACTTCGCGCTGCGCCGCGACCCCGGCGGCGTGCCCGCCCCGCTCGACCGGCTGTTCTGCGACGTGGTGCAGGTGGAGCGGCTGCGCGAGGTGCGTGCCCTCGTCGGCTTCACCCGGCTGGACGCCCCCGACTTCGAAGACCCCGACCTGGTGACGCGCGCCCCGCTGACCCGGGGCGCACCCGAGTGGCTGCCCGCCAGCGAGGTGCGCGGCGAGGGCGTGTTCGTGCGCGTGTCCGAGGACGTGCTGTGCGACTGGGAGCGGCGGGTCGCCGACTCCGAAGCGCTGCGCCGCCACCGCGACGCCTACGCCCGGTACCGGCGCAACCGCTACTCCGACCGGATCAAGGGGCCGTTCGACCCGATGCGGCACTGGCCGGGCGCCCGCTACATCGCCCTGCACACCCTGTCGCACCTGCTGCTCCGCACCATCGCGCTGGACTGCGGGTACAACGCGGCGAGCCTGTCGGAGCGCGTCTACGCCGGAGGCCCCGAGGACCCGCGCGGCGGCATCCTCATCTACACGGCGGTGCCCGACGCCGAGGGCACCCTCGGCGGACTGGTGTCACAGGCCGAACCCGACCGGCTGGTGCGGCTGGTGCGGCGGGCGCTGCACGACGCCACGCGCTGCTCCTCCGACCCGCTGTGCCGGGAGCGGCTGCCGCAGTCGCACGACGACTTCCTGCACGGCGCGGCCTGCCACGTGTGCCTGTTCGTGTCGGAGACCACGTGCGAGCGCGGCAACCGGTTCCTGGACCGCCGGTTCGTGGTGCCCGTCGACGACCCGTCGCTGGCGCTCCTGCCCGAACTGCCATGA
- the drmC gene encoding DISARM system phospholipase D-like protein DrmC, translating to MTRFEEAAAAAAVLGADALDALAERVGAGWPAHAILGDRGWRFDDAAAPVLAALDDGVPPAEAAAYLRGLAAGLRGGRSPVTVETVWSGPASHAVPVRATAQVLLDVIGAASDELAVMTYSARPHGGIRAALAEAAARGVAVTVVVETLRGAGGALDGAEPADAFAGIDGVRLWHWPTGRRTVRHGRMHAKLAVCDRRMLLVSSANLTQSGVAANIEAGLLVRGGPAPQRAAEHIDELKAAGVLRPLRAGRDA from the coding sequence ATGACCCGCTTCGAGGAGGCCGCCGCCGCGGCGGCCGTGCTGGGCGCCGACGCGTTGGACGCGCTCGCCGAGCGGGTCGGCGCCGGATGGCCCGCCCACGCGATCCTCGGCGACCGGGGGTGGCGCTTCGACGATGCCGCCGCGCCCGTGCTCGCGGCGCTCGACGACGGCGTGCCGCCCGCCGAGGCAGCGGCCTACCTGCGCGGGCTCGCCGCCGGATTGCGCGGCGGCCGTTCCCCGGTGACCGTGGAGACGGTGTGGAGCGGCCCCGCCAGCCACGCCGTTCCGGTGCGCGCCACCGCGCAGGTCCTCCTCGACGTGATCGGTGCGGCGTCGGACGAACTGGCGGTGATGACCTACTCGGCCCGGCCGCACGGCGGCATTCGCGCGGCGCTGGCCGAAGCCGCCGCGCGAGGCGTGGCGGTCACCGTGGTGGTGGAGACGCTGCGCGGCGCGGGCGGCGCACTGGACGGCGCGGAACCCGCGGACGCGTTCGCCGGGATCGACGGGGTGCGGCTGTGGCACTGGCCGACCGGGCGGCGCACGGTGCGCCACGGCAGGATGCACGCGAAACTCGCTGTCTGCGATCGGAGGATGCTGCTGGTGTCCAGCGCGAACCTCACCCAGTCGGGAGTGGCCGCCAACATCGAGGCGGGCCTGCTGGTGCGCGGCGGTCCGGCCCCGCAGCGGGCCGCCGAGCACATCGACGAGTTGAAGGCCGCGGGCGTGCTCCGGCCGCTACGCGCGGGGCGGGACGCGTGA
- a CDS encoding N-6 DNA methylase, with amino-acid sequence MSPGHGDLPEAVVSATDIARLTGVRRPAVSNWRRRHADFPRPVAGMAANPLFSLADVEAWCDRHGRPFHASPADRLWQCARAVVEGVRTAEFLAHAGMRLLHRPADALPAPDPGWEPLLAEVEQAGQAGERGGRLYAALCDRHAASHTRRAGTASGGLADLMAELGGAGPAARVLDPACGTGALLLAAAARGTRALLAQERDPALGHIALARLLLDGRDARLAVGDTLRDDGFAAETADVVLCDPPFRDRHWGHDELAGDARWRCGLPPRGEPELAWVQHCLARTRPGGRVVVHMPAAAAHRRTGRRVRADLLRWGALRAVVEPHADGDSGAHLWLLRRPDPGDRPTHLLSVCGTTDREEITAAWTAFDTGRLGALGAHAVAVPVVDLLDERVDLNPAAHRGRDAQQPPGPRGAHR; translated from the coding sequence GTGAGCCCCGGACACGGCGACCTCCCCGAGGCGGTGGTCAGCGCCACCGACATCGCGCGGCTGACCGGTGTGCGGCGTCCGGCGGTGAGCAACTGGCGACGCCGCCACGCCGACTTTCCCCGCCCGGTCGCGGGGATGGCCGCCAACCCGCTGTTCTCCCTGGCCGACGTGGAGGCCTGGTGCGACCGGCACGGCAGACCGTTCCACGCCTCCCCCGCCGACCGGCTGTGGCAGTGCGCCCGGGCGGTTGTGGAGGGCGTGCGCACGGCCGAGTTCCTCGCGCACGCCGGAATGCGGCTGCTGCACCGCCCCGCCGACGCCCTACCCGCACCCGACCCGGGCTGGGAGCCGCTGCTCGCCGAAGTCGAACAGGCCGGACAGGCCGGGGAGCGCGGCGGACGACTGTACGCGGCCCTGTGCGACCGCCACGCCGCGTCCCACACACGGCGCGCCGGGACGGCCTCCGGCGGACTGGCCGACCTCATGGCCGAACTCGGCGGCGCCGGTCCCGCCGCCCGCGTGCTCGACCCGGCCTGCGGCACCGGCGCGCTGCTGCTGGCCGCCGCCGCACGGGGCACCCGCGCCCTGCTCGCCCAGGAACGCGACCCCGCGCTCGGCCACATCGCGCTGGCCCGGCTACTGCTGGACGGCCGCGACGCCCGCCTGGCCGTCGGCGACACGCTGCGCGACGACGGGTTCGCCGCCGAGACCGCGGACGTGGTGCTGTGCGACCCGCCGTTCCGGGACCGGCACTGGGGGCACGACGAGCTCGCCGGCGACGCCCGCTGGCGCTGCGGACTGCCGCCGCGCGGCGAGCCCGAACTGGCGTGGGTGCAGCACTGCCTGGCCCGAACCCGGCCCGGCGGGCGCGTGGTGGTCCACATGCCCGCCGCCGCGGCGCACCGCCGCACCGGTCGACGCGTCCGCGCCGACCTGCTGCGCTGGGGCGCGCTGCGGGCCGTCGTCGAACCGCACGCCGACGGCGACTCCGGCGCGCACCTGTGGCTGCTGCGCCGCCCCGACCCCGGCGACCGGCCCACCCACCTGCTCAGCGTGTGCGGGACGACCGACCGGGAGGAGATCACCGCCGCGTGGACGGCCTTCGACACGGGCCGCCTCGGCGCCCTCGGCGCGCACGCCGTCGCCGTCCCCGTCGTCGACCTGCTGGACGAGCGGGTCGACCTGAACCCGGCCGCGCACCGCGGCCGGGACGCACAGCAACCCCCCGGTCCCCGAGGAGCCCACCGATGA